A region of the Microcystis aeruginosa FD4 genome:
CTTTTTAACGGTCTGCCATTAATCAACAAAGGTATAAAATCCGGTTGATTTGAAGTTACAGCCATCAAATTATCTAGGGTTTGCGGCAAAAAGTTTTTCGTGGGGGTAGGGTGTGGGGTGTAGGGTGTGGGGTGTAGGGTTTTACCGATTTTGAGGGTGTCAATTACCTAATTTTCAGGGAAAAAGTATCTGAATTTTCCCCCCGAACACTCCCATATCCGGTACTTTTTGATTGACAAAAAGTCTAAAAGTCTTACCCAACAAGGTTTTTAGATTTATTCAGCCAACCCTATCTATGCCTAAATCTATCGCAGCTATCTTTTCATTAGGAGCTAATAACTGTTCGGTTTTCTCATAAATTACCTCGATTACATAACAATCACATTTAGGAACTATTCTGACTTCTGCTAGGCGCTCCGCAACTCTCGTCGGCAATGCAATTGAAGTACCTGATAGCTTGACTAATCCTTGCTTAAGACCTACTTTGCTGATGGCTTGAATTGTGTAAACTAAGAGATTTCTTCCTTCTTTTTTTGGCTCCTTATAGCCAGGGATTTTAGGTTTGACCAGAAATTTATCGGGGTGACTTTTAAACTCCGATGAAGCGGCAAAAAATGATGGCCAGTTTTTGTCTAATCCTCTTAAAACTTGTTGGGAAATTTTAGCGGGTAACGCTTGATACTGTTCTGTCTCTGACCTCAGAGAGGCCATCTGATTATAGGTCAAATAGCCATGGCCATAAATGAAGTTTTGTCGGATTAAATAGTTAGCTGAGTTGTAGAGATTTTTAGACTGCCAAGATAAATTATCTATCTCCGCCCAAAATCTATATCCTTTCTTGATAATGTGTCTTTCTGCTACTAACATTATTATATTATCCGTTGTCTTTTAACTCAGCGTCGGGTTTTGAAGGGTTGTCATCCGTTATGATAATTGTACCGGAAGGCAATTGATAGCCTGTTAAATTCCCTTGTTTCCACCACCTCCAAGCCGTTCGATAACTTATTCTTGTTTTTTTTGCCTAGTCTGATAGGTTCCTGTCTATATATTACCATGTCTGGCTATATATGACCATATTTGTATTGAAACTTTACAATACTAAATCTGGTTATTAAAGACTGATTATTTATTCCTCCTTTTGCATGAGTGCCTAGGCCTTTTTGAAATCAAAAAGTTCTGGATCGGGGAGTGTCAACCTATAGTGAAAGCCAGTTTTCCGACTGAATCATTCAGGGTTGCCGTCAGAACATAAGTATTGCGGATTTTCAAGCTCTCAACGGTTGCCGCTGATAGCTGACTCCTGAGGGCTAAGGAGAGGACCCAGAGCGATTGCAAGTCTGTGGAAAAGCTTAATTTGTTTTCCACTTCACCGTTAGTTAACCTAAAGTGAATATCATGTAATCGTCCCAAGATCGATTAGTAAGGGTTCCATGTCAATTATTACCCATAGAACTAAGATCGTAGCCACGATCGGCCCTGCCAGTAATTCGCCGGAAGTCCTCAAGCAGATGATCGGTGCGGGGATGAATGTAGCGCGGCTAAACTTTTCCCACGGTAGCTACGAGGATCATGCGAGAGTTGTTACCCTTTTACGGCAAATTTCTCAAGAATTAGACAATCCGATCACTCTTCTGCAAGATTTACAAGGGCCAAAAATTCGCGTTGGTCATCTCCCCAATGGTTCGATTACCATCAACGACGGCGATTATCTCACCCTTGTACCCATGGATGAGTATCGGGGAGAACCGAACACCGTTTCGATCGATTATCCCTATCTGGCCGAGGAAGCACAGCTAGGTGAGCAAATTCTCCTTGATGATGGTTTATTAGAGCTAAAAATCGTTGAAATTAACGGAAAAGAGCTAAAATGTCAAGTGTTGGAGGGAGGAATTCTCAAAAGTCGCAAGGGAGTTAATCTACCCCGTCTCAATTTGCGCTTACCTTCCATGACTGAAAAAGACAAACAAGACCTAGAATTTGGTCTTTCTCAGGGGGTTGATTGGGTTTCCCTCAGTTTTGTTCGTAAAGGAGAAGATATCAAAGCGATTAAGGCATTTTTAGCCGAGAGAAATCATGGGGATGTGCCAGTGATAGCTAAAATTGAAAAACCGCAGGCGATCAAAAATTTAGAGTCAATTGTCGAGGAATGTGACGGCATTATGGTGGCCCGGGGCGATTTGGGGGTAGAATTAAGCCCCGAAAAAGTCCCCATGTTGCAAAAACGCATTATCAGACTCTGCAACATGAAAACTATTCCCGTCATCACTGCCACCCAGATGTTAGAAAGCATGATTCACAATCCCCGACCGACTCGAGCCGAGGCTAGTGATGTGGCTAATGCGATTATCGATGGAACCGATGCGGTGATGTTATCGGGGGAATCAGCAGTGGGAGATTTTCCCGTCAAAGCGGTGGCTATGTTGGCCAAAATCGCCCATGATGTGGAAGCGGATGTGAAGTTTGATAATGTTCCCCCCAATGAGTCCGATGAAACTCACGCTCTCAGTGAGGCTTTAGTGGCGATCGATCAAACCCTTGATCTCCGTTATATTGTCACTTTTACCACCTCCGGCTACACTTCGCTACTGGCTTCTAAGGAACGTCCCTCGGTTCCCGTCATTGCCATGACTCCCAACAAACGCGTCTATCACCGTCTCAATCTAGTCTGGGGTGTGATCCCGATTCTTCTCGATCATCAGGTGTCCGTCTTTGAGGATGTGTTAAAGCAAACGGAATCAATTCTACTTCAGAAAAATCTAGCGCAATCGGGCGATAAAATCCTGATTATGGCGGGAATTCCCATGCAGAAAACTAAAGGCACCAATTTCCTCAAAATTCACACCATTTCGTAAGTTCTAGGAGTCGGTCGTCAGGGGACAGGAGATAGGAGATAGGAGATAGGAGATTATTTCTATTTATTCTCCCCACACCCCACACCCCACACCCCACACCCCACTTCCCCACTTCCCAAGAAAACCTATGTCAAAACTTGTATTAATTCGTCACGGCCAAAGTCTTTGGAATGCGGCCAATAAATTCACTGGATGGGTCGATGTTCCCTTGAGTGAACGCGGTCGGGCTGAAGCCATGATCGCTGCCTGTAAACTGAAAGAAGCCAAGATCACGATCGATGTCTGTTTTACCAGTCTCCTAATTCGCACTATGGAAACGGCAATAATTTGTCTGACTGAGTGTGATGAAATTCGCGCCGGTAAAATCCCTATTTTTAAACACGATAGCGATGATCCTGATTGGCACGGCTGGGATCGGTACGACGGTGATCCCAGCCAGGAAATTCCGATTTTTCCCAGTCAGTCCATCGACGAACGCTATTATGGTGATTTACAGGGTTTGAATAAAGCCGAAACTGCCGCTAAATTTGGAGAGGCACAGGTTAAGGAATGGCGTAGAGCCTATTTTACCCGTCCTCCCGGAGGTGAAAGTTGAGAGGATACCGTCACCCGGGTTGCACCCTTTTTTCAGAGTCGTATTCTCTCCCATATCCGACAGGGTGATCATGTCTTAGTGGCAGCCCACGGTAATTCCTTGCGGGCAATGATTATGACCTTAGAAAATCTTAGCCCAGAAGAAGTCCCCGGTTTGGAGTTAATCACGGGAGTTCCAATTGTCTATGATCTCGATGCGACAGGAAAAATTATCAGTAAGCAAATTCTGCCCTGATTTTTTCGTCTTCTTCCAGACGAGCAAGGTCATTTTATGTTATCCTGAATTCCCCGACCGACGACCGACTCCTAACCCCAGCAACAAACTTTGATTCTTCGGTTTGTCTTATGCAATCACAAATACCAGACTTGACCCATAAGGTTTTTAGGATAGGCAAAGAGTCCCTAGCATACTACCTACCGAATAACCAAAAATCATAACTTAGTAGATTGACAAAAATGAGATGTACCCATTTCCATCCCTCTTAAAAAGGGGGAAAAGGGGGACTTAAATTCGATGATTCGATCTGCAATTTTTCTGGGCAAAAATTGCTATTAACTATCCGGAGGGGGAATTACAGGAATTTCGATCCCGTCCGGCGCTAAGGGGGGAGGTGTGGGGGTTAGTCTTGGCTGGTAAACAGGTTCGGGCGTACTAACTAAGGGAATATTTTCCAGCACGGGAAGACGGGGAGTGATGGGTTGCGAAAACATCGCTTCAATTGCCGCTTTTCTGGTTTCTGGAGATTCCAAAGCTTGCTGCCAAAGACTTTCATAAAAGAAGAAAATCACCCCTAAACCCCGTTGACGAGCAGCCAATACCTTTTCTTCAATCAAGGGTAGGGCAATCGGTCGATTGCGTAAACCAGTTAAAACTCCCACAGCGGTGGGGATAGTTTGCTGAGTTTCCTGAATTTCGGGACGCTCTAATTGTTTGAGAAAACTGGGCAGATCGGGACGATAAACCTGTACGATTAACTCATCGACTAATCCTTGCCGCACCCAACCGAGCCAATCCTGTAGATGACCATTATAGGCGAATTCGTAGGGATTAGGGGCGATCGAAAGCAGTATATTCGGTTTAATTGCCTCAATTGATTCTTTGAGATTAGCCACAAAAGCGGTGATTTTATCGGCGCGCCATTTTGTCCATTCGGGATCCCGGGGGTTAGCCGGAGGCGTTTTTTCGGTTTCCTGTTGATAAAGAGCGATAGTATAGGGATCATAGCCGAATTCGTTGGGTAAACTCAGATGATCGTCGAATTGGATGCCGTTAATATCGTATTGTCCCACCACTTCCAAGACTAACTCCCGCAGAAAATTCTGCACCTCGGGACGGAAAGGATTCAACCACACCACCTCACCGGCTGCCCCTACCCAAGTGGTCCCCCCGTCGCGTTTTTGGGTTAACCAGTCCTGATGTTTTAAGGCTAATTCTGAGGTGGGAGGGGCCATAAATCCGAATTCAAACCAAGGAATGACCAATAATCCCCTTCCACGGGTTTGTTCCACCAATTCTGCCAAGATATCTTGTCCCTGCGCTCCCGTAGGCACAAAAGGCTGTATTCCTTCCCGTTGGGCGATCGCACTGGGATAGAGAGCATAACCGGAATTCCAAACCACGGGATAGATGGCATTAAAATTAAGATTAACTAATTGCTCGATCGCTTGTTGTCGTTTATCCCTGTCCATCAGCATCGCAGTATCGTTGGTGGTAATCCAAACACCGCGGATATCAGGATCTCGACTTTGAGAGAAAGCGGCAGAAAAATAGCCTAAGAGTAGGACTATGAGAAAAGATGCTAAGAATAGTAGTATAGGGAGCTTTTTAAGAATTTGCCGCCAAACGCTAGTCGGAATTAGAAAAGTCATTTCTTTAAGGTGAAGATTAACGGTTTTAACTGGTTATAATACCAGCTTTGCTCAACTCTTTGAGGCTAGATTGACCCAAAATATATATTTACCTATTTTTTCCCTCGCCACAATTGACCCTGAGG
Encoded here:
- a CDS encoding family 10 glycosylhydrolase; protein product: MTFLIPTSVWRQILKKLPILLFLASFLIVLLLGYFSAAFSQSRDPDIRGVWITTNDTAMLMDRDKRQQAIEQLVNLNFNAIYPVVWNSGYALYPSAIAQREGIQPFVPTGAQGQDILAELVEQTRGRGLLVIPWFEFGFMAPPTSELALKHQDWLTQKRDGGTTWVGAAGEVVWLNPFRPEVQNFLRELVLEVVGQYDINGIQFDDHLSLPNEFGYDPYTIALYQQETEKTPPANPRDPEWTKWRADKITAFVANLKESIEAIKPNILLSIAPNPYEFAYNGHLQDWLGWVRQGLVDELIVQVYRPDLPSFLKQLERPEIQETQQTIPTAVGVLTGLRNRPIALPLIEEKVLAARQRGLGVIFFFYESLWQQALESPETRKAAIEAMFSQPITPRLPVLENIPLVSTPEPVYQPRLTPTPPPLAPDGIEIPVIPPPDS
- the pyk gene encoding pyruvate kinase, with the translated sequence MSIITHRTKIVATIGPASNSPEVLKQMIGAGMNVARLNFSHGSYEDHARVVTLLRQISQELDNPITLLQDLQGPKIRVGHLPNGSITINDGDYLTLVPMDEYRGEPNTVSIDYPYLAEEAQLGEQILLDDGLLELKIVEINGKELKCQVLEGGILKSRKGVNLPRLNLRLPSMTEKDKQDLEFGLSQGVDWVSLSFVRKGEDIKAIKAFLAERNHGDVPVIAKIEKPQAIKNLESIVEECDGIMVARGDLGVELSPEKVPMLQKRIIRLCNMKTIPVITATQMLESMIHNPRPTRAEASDVANAIIDGTDAVMLSGESAVGDFPVKAVAMLAKIAHDVEADVKFDNVPPNESDETHALSEALVAIDQTLDLRYIVTFTTSGYTSLLASKERPSVPVIAMTPNKRVYHRLNLVWGVIPILLDHQVSVFEDVLKQTESILLQKNLAQSGDKILIMAGIPMQKTKGTNFLKIHTIS
- a CDS encoding transposase gives rise to the protein MLVAERHIIKKGYRFWAEIDNLSWQSKNLYNSANYLIRQNFIYGHGYLTYNQMASLRSETEQYQALPAKISQQVLRGLDKNWPSFFAASSEFKSHPDKFLVKPKIPGYKEPKKEGRNLLVYTIQAISKVGLKQGLVKLSGTSIALPTRVAERLAEVRIVPKCDCYVIEVIYEKTEQLLAPNEKIAAIDLGIDRVG
- a CDS encoding 2,3-bisphosphoglycerate-dependent phosphoglycerate mutase — translated: MSKLVLIRHGQSLWNAANKFTGWVDVPLSERGRAEAMIAACKLKEAKITIDVCFTSLLIRTMETAIICLTECDEIRAGKIPIFKHDSDDPDWHGWDRYDGDPSQEIPIFPSQSIDERYYGDLQGLNKAETAAKFGEAQVKEWRRAYFTRPPGGES